The nucleotide sequence TTTGACAtgaacttttttgagaaaacAACGTCTTGCTTGTTTTTCTTAGTACCAACGATACACCAATTTCGACGAGATTCGGAAGAAAACATGATGAGAGCCTCACTGCGCAACATTTACCAATGATGAATGGAGTTTGGCGACATTGACTTGATGAGAGATTGAGTTTGGCGACATGGTCCATCTAGAGAGGGAGTTTGGCAACATGGTCCATCTAAAGAGGGAGTTTGGCGACATGGAGGTGAGTGTGGCGACATGGAAGTAAGGGAGTGTGGCGACATGGAAGTGAGGGAGAGTGAGTGTGGCAACATGGAGGTGAATGTGGCGACATAGAAGTGAGAGAGAGTGAGTGTGGAGACAGGGAGGTGAGAGTGGCAACATGGAGATGATGGAGAGTGAGTGTGGCGACATGGAGGTGAGGGAGAGAGGGTGTGGCGAGATGGTGTAGAGAGAAGGGAGTGTGGCGAGGTGAAAGAGAGAGGGAGTGTGGTGAGGTGAGTGTTTTGTTGCCTTTATTCTGTTCTCATTTCTTCCATTGATTGCTTCGTAAACcttcttaaatattttgtttgctTTTTCGCAAGTTTTTCCGCAAAGATTTCCTGAAAGTTATTTTACGGAAGATTATCTTTTAGGCTTTCCTATGACATTCTTCCGTGGAAACCTTTCTTTCATTTTATGGAAGGTTATTTCGTAAAGACTTGTTGGAAGGTTGTCCCGTAAAGACTTGTTATTTATCGCATGAATCTTTTGCACGAACGTTTTTCCGATTCTTTCATGTTTGAACAAgaaatttgattatttcttgCTTGAGGAAGGAGGAGACCGGAAAGCTCATTTCTTCTCTTTCGAATCATGCTAGCAAATTGTAGGATGCTAGAGTTCCCATATAAAGGAAATTCATTTTCGTGGCATTAAAACAATGAAACCAAGGGAAAGGAGCTTCGTAAAAACTTTGATGCTACACTTGGGTTTTGCAGAAAAATTGGCTGATCTATTGATGTTTTGTGTGACTTTGATATCCTATTAAATGGTCATTAATGGAGAACCCATGGGAAGGATTACTCCCACGAGAGGCATGAGGGAAGGTGATCCACTCTCTCCGTTTCTGTTCATTTTATGCACTGAAGCTTTGATTATCCTTCTAAATGGATCAGAAGTAGAGAATTACATTATGGGACTGAGGGTGGCCTGGGCTAGCCCACATATTTCACATCTTCTCTTTTCAAATGATAGTTTGTTCTTCTATAAAGCAGAAGTGGGACAATGTATAGATAtactaaatattttgaaatcttatgGAAAATCTTTGCGTCAAAGATTAAATGCGGCCACATTGCATGGCACGATATAAAAGACACTCTTGGGATTATGACTGAATGAGGCATGTGGATGTACTTAGGACTACCAGAAAAAAATATGTGGttctaaaatgaaaactttctctttttttttcaagatcaaTTCAATGCATGTGTTAACTCGTGGTCGGCGAGACTAATTTCAAAGAGTGGCAAGGAGGTGAAAATAAAAGCTGTGGATCAAGTAGTTCCAGCATATATGATATTTATCAGTCAAATTACCCTAAGTagtgatttgtactctctcaaataagcgGTTCAGTTGtaatacttagggatcaaattcacggAGACTCTAAGATTACACAACAGATTTGTAGTTTTCGAAATAAAGCTAGACGATTATTATTTAAGTGGTAAATCAGTTGAACAAAGTAGTTGTTCGATTGAATTGTTTTAGGTTGTAAACTGTTTGGGAAAGAGCTAGATTCGGGATAATTCTCAGGTGTGACAAGTATGCAAACTTAATTAAGTTAAttagaaattataaattatatgttcTCGAACTCAAACTTAAGTATAATCTATCAACTTCCATTTGTTTAGATTTTCTAATGTCTAGATCTAAGATCTCAGCCGTCGCTTGTTGAtcttgagaaagtgtcgatcgacgatcTTATAAGAATGtcaatcgatacacctttcagcccatcgatcgatacaactattgagttgtcgatcgacgttcctTCTAGCACGCTTTGCCAACAAGATTGAATAGGTTCTGTAATCTTCTGGACCAACTTTCATGTGTATCCAGTCaattagatcatactagttagTTTCAGGCAATTAACCAAGCTTCCGCTTGCGCTAGTTAAACCTAAGATCTAAATttagggtgatcaatcctagaGTTAGCATTAAGAGCAATTAAATGAAgaactatttaaaaaatcataacaaCAATTCATATTAGCAATACATTGATCACCTTTtgaaaaaccctaatctaacaataagactactcagacatattcataagaAACATGGTCATGATgatctgaataatacttaaatgaAATGAGTATGAAAAGTAACAAGACAAAGCAAAGAaacaagggagttcaagatcttctctgttatgAAATTCAAATATCTCTCTCCTCTCCTAAACTCTCCAAGCTATCAAGTGTGCATCATCTTCAAGTGTGTAACACTGGTGGAAGTAGTTTCAAGAAAGTATGCCTCTAAAATGAttcaaaattctaataaatagtCTAATATGCGCCAGAGACTTATGGTGCAATAACTTCGAGTTTTGGGTAAAACTTGTGACAATAgcgaaaaattattttatatttttatttataatatatctatattaaaatattaattaaaaatttaagataattttaaattattttgtattcacTTGGAACCATGCAAACGCTAATAAGAAccaatttttgaatttaaaaaaaattggaatagtttgaaacaatttatagtattttttatgAATGTTACAAGATACAGTATTACTTGCAAACACTATATTTACGAGTCGTACCTACAAAACGAGTCCAACCCTTGTTGTCgctttgatatttttaaaaaaaaaatcattatagcTCCTCCaaaagagaaatgaagacaagttcctaataattatttaatgttttaaaaaagaaaaattggagTGAAACAATGATGATATGTTCGGTGCATACAACTTTTAAGAATCATTTAATATACTCTACTGCCATTTGTATCTCATTCATTGGTTcactttttatgttttaattagtgaaataattatattactttTGATAGTATTATACTTCCTCTgttcttaaatataaaatatttaggtagaaacacacatattaagaaaactattttttgtctagaaaattatcattaaaactataaattaatggtgtacaaccaattacaaaataaactattaaaatatgattgagtacacagtttttaataaagtaaaagttacctagaaaaatgaaaatatcttatatattagaaCATCAAAATTCTGTAAAACATCCTACTTTTAGGAATAGAGAGAGTATTAGCTAGATATTCAACATTAAATAGTATTATATTAGCTAGATATACCATCATTAATGCACCAAAATCCATCAGAATTCTGCAGTTAAACGTGTTTGGTCAAGAATAATACTAGGATTAGTGACCTCCTGGAAAGACTCCTTTTTGCATCCTAAAAAAATGTTGCCACAAAAAAAAgatagtattatattttttttgatgaacAAGATAGTATTATATTAGCTAAGATAATGTTGCTCTTATAGTCGCTTTGATATGAGGAGGGGATAATTccaaataacaaatttaaatagaaaaaaactagagaaaaagactaggatagcaccaaaccaagtttttattcccaaactagcacttaagtttcaaagtcacaaaaataagtttcattaaagaggtaaatatacactcaTACCTATTgagttaattaatccaaaccttatgatttagaattaaggggtggagttttggaattaaggtttaaaattttataaaataaaaataaatactaaaaaattaaaaataaaaattttaaaaacaattgcaaaaagtatttttgaattataaaaagaaaatttgaaaaaaaataaaaaaaaaattttgaaaaagaaaagtttcgaaaaaagattataaaaaattttgaatctgaaagcatataatctgaaactataaaaaagtttctttttttcattttttttatttatttatttatttttatttatttttgtttgtttatttaattttaaactaagagtattagggatattttaccctttaatatatctcatttttgtgactttctctttctagtgttatttttgaaacaaaaaatcaaaaagtgctattattgacaattgcccaaaATAACtatttgatttcaaaatttgaaattgatAACGGCAGAAATCTTCAATAACTTCATGTCATCCTTCAACTCCCCATTTTTCAAATCACACATCAGCCAAAACATGGCGTCTCTCACAGGAGGAATCCTGCTGAAGCTCCTCCAATGCATGAACTCCAACACACGCCCAACGGGAGAGCACAGATCCGCAATCCTTCAAGTGCAGGCCCGGCTCAGGAGGGTGGGCAAAGGGGCATTGGCCTAGGGCCCAAAAGATTTTTTGCATAAATAGTATTGAAAAGGGgcccaatatttttaaaaaaattgaagataaGGCCCGAAATTTTTAagttatcatataattatgtaaaaaaaaaaatttttgattattttgccaAGGGCCCAAAATTCTTTTGAGCCGGGCCTGTTCAAGTGACAGGAATAGTACCAGCCCTGGGCGGGTCCGATAAAGGGTTCTACGTCCAGATCTCCGACTCTTTAAACTCCACCTACGTCTCCCTCTCCCAACGCGACAACACACATTTTATCCACCGTCTTCAGCTCGGCCAGTTTATCTACCTCGACCGCCTCGAATTCTCCACCCCCGTCCCTCGCGCCGCCGGTATCCGCCCCCTCGCTGGCCGTCACGCCTTCCTCGGAACTCCCGAGCCGTTGATCGCGCGCGGATCCAAACGAGATTTCGTTATCCAGCCCGTTTCCGCTTCCGAGTACTCGCTTGACCCTATCGCAGTTTACTTAAACAATAAACGGTTCGATGATGACGTGGCGGTGGCGCCGAATGGGAGGCCAGCGCTTGCTCCGGTGAACCAAAACAATAGCCAAATACGCAACCAGAAACCTAAGCCGCAAAGATTCTCGTCACCAGCATCGGCTAAGCAACGTTCAGTGGAGAGAGATCCATCCCCGGCGGTTTCGGGAAAAGCGAGGAGATCTGCGTCTCCGGTTCCCTCAAAATGCGTTGTGCCGAGTCTTGCGGCGGCGCGTGAGGAGGAGAGCAGGAAGGTTGTTAGAGAGCAGCCATCCATTGTTGTGCCTTCGAGATACAGACAGCCATCACCTAATGGAAGGAAGGTGAATCCATCTCCTAGCGGAAGGAGGATGTCGATTTCTCcggggagaaggaagaagatgggGGTGATTCCCAAAGTCTCGGAGGCTCTTGTGGGATCTTCAGCTAAACATGTTAACCGGAAGAATTGGGATGAACCTGAGCAGAAGGACAAGGGTTGTGATGTTAAGAATAAGCCTCATCTTCTAGCAATTTTGCGTACTCAGGTAACAAGCAAATCTCACCTTAGTGGTTTGTTCTGTATCATGAGCTTAAATTGATAATGTACGTCTTGCTGCTGCAGGCTGCTATGTCAAGACGTCTTAGTGATGCAAACAGGCGGAAGAGCGTTTCCTCCGCGTGTGAAGAGAAAGTGAAGTCGTGTTCGTCAGAGACTAGTTTAGTAGAAGAAGTTTCAGACATCACTTATCATGATCGGAAATGGACAGATGGTAGCGTCCCATTGCCGGATAGCATCTCAGGAGATCTTGCAAAACTTGTCAAGGTATAGCTACATTGAGACTAAAAACCACTTGAGTTAGTGTAGTATCCTCATTCATTGTTTGTTCTCTTTTACAGGAGGCAATGCAAAGAAGAAACTTGGCTGCCAAAGCTGCAGCTCGAGCATTGGAGGAAGCTAATGCCAATGAGTGCATCATAAGATGTTTAaggtaaaaacaaaaagattagAAACTTTGTCAATCAGTTTTATTTAGACTTTCA is from Brassica napus cultivar Da-Ae chromosome A4, Da-Ae, whole genome shotgun sequence and encodes:
- the LOC106445801 gene encoding uncharacterized protein LOC106445801 isoform X2; this translates as MSSFNSPFFKSHISQNMASLTGGILLKLLQCMNSNTRPTGEHRSAILQVTGIVPALGGSDKGFYVQISDSLNSTYVSLSQRDNTHFIHRLQLGQFIYLDRLEFSTPVPRAAGIRPLAGRHAFLGTPEPLIARGSKRDFVIQPVSASEYSLDPIAVYLNNKRFDDDVAVAPNGRPALAPVNQNNSQIRNQKPKPQRFSSPASAKQRSVERDPSPAVSGKARRSASPVPSKCVVPSLAAAREEESRKVVREQPSIVVPSRYRQPSPNGRKVNPSPSGRRMSISPGRRKKMGVIPKVSEALVGSSAKHVNRKNWDEPEQKDKGCDVKNKPHLLAILRTQAAMSRRLSDANRRKSVSSACEEKVKSCSSETSLVEEVSDITYHDRKWTDGSVPLPDSISGDLAKLVKEAMQRRNLAAKAAARALEEANANECIIRCLSKFSELSSAPKVGNPLLTISQFLVNYEDVVKYSQIVNSIASEDNCRLSSDQQNPISLWVEAALATNLDVVSLVKNQNNHESPLTKSTPTRLSPGCSTKTEVEGMKETAKFAVGVKSEMQMWFIGFVEESLDKKNTAVQPLDGSSVAAVLSHLKQVNEWLDRVVSDQDNQITTISLTDKIERLKRKIYGFVIHHVGSTYDNSASSS
- the LOC106445801 gene encoding uncharacterized protein LOC106445801 isoform X1, translating into MSSFNSPFFKSHISQNMASLTGGILLKLLQCMNSNTRPTGEHRSAILQVTGIVPALGGSDKGFYVQISDSLNSTYVSLSQRDNTHFIHRLQLGQFIYLDRLEFSTPVPRAAGIRPLAGRHAFLGTPEPLIARGSKRDFVIQPVSASEYSLDPIAVYLNNKRFDDDVAVAPNGRPALAPVNQNNSQIRNQKPKPQRFSSPASAKQRSVERDPSPAVSGKARRSASPVPSKCVVPSLAAAREEESRKVVREQPSIVVPSRYRQPSPNGRKVNPSPSGRRMSISPGRRKKMGVIPKVSEALVGSSAKHVNRKNWDEPEQKDKGCDVKNKPHLLAILRTQAAMSRRLSDANRRKSVSSACEEKVKSCSSETSLVEEVSDITYHDRKWTDGSVPLPDSISGDLAKLVKEAMQRRNLAAKAAARALEEANANECIIRCLSKFSELSSAPKVGNPLLTISQFLVNYEDVVKYSQIVNSIASEDNCRLSSDQQNPISLWVEAALATNLDVVSLVKNQNNHESPLTKSTPTRLSPGCSTKTDNIVGMWTEVEGMKETAKFAVGVKSEMQMWFIGFVEESLDKKNTAVQPLDGSSVAAVLSHLKQVNEWLDRVVSDQDNQITTISLTDKIERLKRKIYGFVIHHVGSTYDNSASSS